In Triticum aestivum cultivar Chinese Spring chromosome 5B, IWGSC CS RefSeq v2.1, whole genome shotgun sequence, the following proteins share a genomic window:
- the LOC123112000 gene encoding serine endoprotease DegS, with product MPIKSQGCAHTEEGGGVSTSKKTSLESNSDREDSPPPSDDLPRILRKRLLPRGYPLPSKFAGGIRLVNTFELCFGKLDGYNEEHTSIKLLALSVCRSIVSLASFKGRIRQFTCTGTIIEHTPPSMRILTSASLIRSSEEDGSKILDKLKIKVRLPSGKLVIGTLWKYDSYYNIAVVNIKASPELREACIHNQVPANVKLSQSKLVAIGRAFESGELMATGGTLLHGTTKFDCQQLMASTCKITKAGIGGLIVGSDGKFMGMSFYYKDGAPFLPFSILQKCLKHFNEFGRVVQLSLGLRIGSLQAEKLHVREQVHDSFPNAHGIYVQRVSDKSPAADSGIKVGDVITKIDKLELFNAQEFHELILDKPECILRHGEEMPFTVCVLRPNSNGHEFPATINAVIDSNEQNSWLVPKTKWLYPDDIRDADKMPLVRKRFKPDYTFPPLDGMDLHTEDSDEE from the exons ATGCCTATAAAGAGTCAAGGATGTGCACAcacggaggaaggaggaggagtaaGCACAAGTAAGAAGACTTCTTTAGAATCCAACTCTGACCGAGAAG ATTCTCCACCTCCGAGTGATG ACCTCCCTCGCATATTACGCAAGCGCCTACTTCCCCGCGGTTATCCTTTGCCATCCAAGTTTGCTG GGGGCATACGCTTGGTGAATACATTTGAGCTCTGCTTTGGAAAGTTGGATGGCTACAACGAAGAGCACACTAGCATTAAATTACTTGCTTTGAGTGTCTGTCGGTCCATTGTTTCACTCGCTTCTTTCAAGG GAAGAATTAGACAGTTTACTTGCACAGGCACAATCATAGAGCACACGCCACCCAGCATGAGAATTCTAACATCCGCTAGCTTGATTAGATCGTCTGAAGAAGATGGAAGTAAGATACTTGATAAACTGAAG ATCAAGGTGCGCCTGCCCAGTGGAAAGCTTGTTATCGGAACGTTGTGGAAATATGATTCATATTATAATATCGCTGTTGTTAACATCAAGGCTTCTCCAGAACTTCGTGAAGCATGCATTCATAATCAAGTGCCAGCTAATGTTAAATTGTCCCAAAGTAAACTGGTGGCTATTGGACGAGCCTTTGAATCCGGAGAGCTTATGGCCACAGGCGGGACACTGCTGCACGGAACTACCAAATTTGACTGCCAGCAACTCATGGCATCTACTTGTAAGATCACAAAG GCTGGGATTGGTGGCCTCATTGTTGGCTCTGATGGAAAGTTCATGGGCATGAGCTTTTATTATAAGGATGGAGCTCCTTTCTTACCATTCAGTATCCTCCAGAAATGCTTAAAGCACTTCAATGAATTTGG GAGAGTTGTGCAGTTATCGCTTGGTCTGAGGATTGGATCACTTCAAGCTGAAAAATTGcatgtccgtgaacaagtacatgACAGCTTCCCCAATGCACATGGCATTTACGTACAGAGG GTTTCTGATAAATCGCCTGCAGCAGATTCTGGAATCAAAGTTGGCGATGTTATTACCAAGATTGATAAGCTTGAGCTGTTCAATGCACAAGAG TTCCATGAGCTGATTTTGGACAAGCCAGAGTGTATTTTGCGACATGGTGAAGAAATGCCTTTTACG GTATGTGTCCTAAGGCCAAATAGTAATGGTCATGAGTTCCCTGCAACTATCAATGCTGTGATAGACAGCAACGAGCAAAACAG TTGGCTGGTACCCAAGACAAAGTGGCTATATCCAGATGACATACGTGATGCTGATAAGATGCCCCTCGTTCGGAAGCGTTTCAAACCTGACTACACATTTC CCCCCCTTGATGGAATGGATCTACATACAGAAGATTCCGATgaagaatga